Within the Arthrobacter sp. V1I7 genome, the region CCAGCACCAGCGTAGAAGAGCCTGCCCACACAGCGGGGGAGGAGCAGAAGCCACCAGAGCTGGTCTACGGCTCCGCCGAAGAATTCGTGCACGAGCAACTGCTGCCCACCTAAGTCAGAGATGTCGACGGCCGCTCCGCAAAATGGTGCATGGACTGGTACTTCCACCCGGAAGCAGTCTCCCGTGTAGAGGCGCTGTGGCGTGCGTGGGAACATCTAAGACTCGACGGCGCCACCGGCATCAGCGTCTGGTTCAAAGACCACGCCGACCACCACATGAGCGTGCTCCTCGACCTCGGCCCTTGCTTACATGGGCATGGCCAAAAATGCAGTCACTCGGCTGCTTTTGGCGCCAGTCGTGCGCATTAGAGCAGGGCGTCCTGTCAGCGGGATGCACCATCACGACTTTGGCCATATTCTGGCCAAGTGATTACAAACACCATGAAGTCGGGCCAACAGGGCGAACAGATTGACAGGCAGGCGCGCATTCTCGAAGCGGCACTGGAGCTGCTGTCGCGCCACGGCATCTCAGGTGTCAGTATGCGCGCGGTGGCCCGGGAAGCCGGCGTCGCACTCGGGCTGGTGAACTACTACTACGAAGACAAGATGAGCCTGATCCGTGCGGCCTTGCACCAGATTGACGAGCGCGATGTCAAGCTGGTCGCACCCGATCCGGCATCGCCCCCCGACGGGCAGCTCCAGAAGGCTCTTCGCCGCGTTGCGGACCCGGAATTCCTCACCACCGAACATCTGTCCCTGCGCCTCCACCTCTGGGCACTCGCGCAGGCCCATGAAGACTTTGCGCTGATTAACGCGGCGGCCTTCGAGCGGTACCTCGATGGACTCGCGGCGCTGATAGGCAATGCCAAACCCGAACTCTCCAGTGATGAATGTAGGGTGCGGGCGGCTGACATTGTTGTCGTGCAAAACGGGATGTGGCTGACAGCGCTCCTGGGCGTGGACGAGGCCTCCA harbors:
- a CDS encoding TetR/AcrR family transcriptional regulator, producing the protein MITNTMKSGQQGEQIDRQARILEAALELLSRHGISGVSMRAVAREAGVALGLVNYYYEDKMSLIRAALHQIDERDVKLVAPDPASPPDGQLQKALRRVADPEFLTTEHLSLRLHLWALAQAHEDFALINAAAFERYLDGLAALIGNAKPELSSDECRVRAADIVVVQNGMWLTALLGVDEASIQRSIARTEEIAFAA
- a CDS encoding DUF4913 domain-containing protein produces the protein MDWYFHPEAVSRVEALWRAWEHLRLDGATGISVWFKDHADHHMSVLLDLGPCLHGHGQKCSHSAAFGASRAH